CTGTCATCATGCCCAGGTTCCTCTACAGCCTCCTGACAGAGAGAAAATCTATTTCCCTTCCTGGTTGTTTCCTtcagttgttgttgttctttgtcCTGGGCACCTGTATATTTTTCCATGTGGGTATGATGTCCTTTGACTGCTACATGGCTATCTGCCGTCCCTTGCATTACGGCACCATCATGAATGGCAGGGTCTGCTTCCAGTTAGTGCTGGGCTGCTGGGTGATGAGTTTTCTCTTAATATTTCCTCCAACATTTATGGTTGTGCTGTTACCATTCTGTGGCCCCAATGTCATAAACCACTTCTACTGTGACACAGCCGCATTGCTCCAACTCTCCCGTGTAGACACGGGACACATTGAGGTAATGCTCTTGGTTTCAGCAACGATTATCTTACTTGGTACTTTAACAGTCACTATTGTTTCCTATGGCTGTATCATCTCCACTATCATGCGCATCCCATCCACcacaggaaggaaaaaaaccttTTCCACTTGCTCCGCTCACCTGATGGTGGTTGTGATATTGTACAGCAGCTCCATCTTCAGGTACATCCGACCAGGACAGCGGGGAGCGAGGGACTTTGACAAAGTCGTGTCCTTTCTGTACTCTGTGGTTGCTCAACTCTTTAACCCCTACATCTACGCTCTCCGCAACGAACAAGTCAAACAGGTTCTGAAGGGCGTCTGTGGCAGAGCATTTTCTAAATCTGTGAGGTTCTCATGAAAATCCCAAACTACAAAGATGCAGGAATGAAGAGAGCATGGATGGTCATTTACTTCTTGCCAGGCTTCACAATGGGGTTGGTGGGTCCTCAGCAGTACACAGTGTGAATTTGTCTCTCCGTATCCAGATTAATGGATCATAAAGCCAGAAGGGGCAATTATgtcatctcatctgaccttctgcataaaacAGACATGAGAATTCCATCTAGTTAGCTTTGCATTCAGACTAGTAACTTCTGCCTGAGGAAAGTATATCTTCTTGAAttgcatccagtcttgatctgaagactttaagagatggagaatcttTCTTTGTAGTTTGTTCCAAAAATGGAAATTATTAGGTTTTTTCTTGCTGAAATGAAATACAGAACGACATTCAGTTTGCATTGAACTAAACATCTTTCCTTTCAGATCTAGCTACATTTTTGgacaaaatattatttgaaaagaaaaaaagagagacctTTTCTTTTCAAAGATGTTAAACTGAAAGGTTTTGAATTTTTCaaaattatgtttttcaatgttttTGTGTCCAATGTGAATTCAGAGAATCGTTCTGAATTCCCAATTACTTTTAGCTGACCCAAAACTTCTGTTTTTTACAGAAGAAAttattcatctgaaaaaaaattccccccACTCTGTTTGTAATTCCAGCTAGTGTGGTTTTAACAATGTTTTAACCAGTCAATGGTTCTTGTTCTACCTTTCTGTGCAAGGGGCACTTCCTATGGAAAATGGATACAAGAAACACTTTTAGATATTCAATCCACAGGCAGGATGAACGGCTCCTCACAGAGCCTAAAATGGCTCCTTGGTTGCTGAGATCTGTGCACATTTTATTGTATCAGTTACTTTGTCTCTGGTACCCTGCCTTGCTCCGGTTGTTTGTACCATTTCCCTGTGATGCTTTGTCTTTATGCAGTATTGTTGGTAGTACTGTTTTCTTGTTAATTCTGAGCTATTTGAACAGAGATCAGCACCCCTGGCCGCTGGACATTAAATAGACAAAAATAAGAGCTCCAGAGCCTTGCAGAGCTTATAACCGAATGCAGGTCCAGCTCTAGCCattgtgcctccccaagcatggcagcagcctctggtaattggctgagccttaaccagtgggcagggcgttcactcaggccagggctttataaagctgcgcacaagcgaccagggagcttagcgaatgGGAGCTGCTAatagggagtttcgcaagggagttttgGAAGggaagtaggaagggagtgggggtcccttgctggtctcatctgtgacccattggtcctcctgaacctataaaccaagccacatccaaaacttttctgtttaaagcagagcagagcagacagggagctgcagacaggaatttgagagagtttgacagagggaggcttacaatggttaggaagacccgcaacacctgtgccagcactgcttctgtctcctccacctgcgcctgtagccagacagagcaccaaagcatggatgcttttacccagattctggtgttggtttgcaaagactgtaacttgctatttccacttactgatacccaggctgggggtggcatccaatgtgaaaggtgcctactggtggaatctctcaggcagcaggtgggagagctacaggaggaggtggctaggctgaggaacatccgtatccatgagcaattcctggacagtatccatgtggagacagctgacgtagctgtcccagttcacgggactactgacacaccagtggaggaggagatggctcagggtggacactggcagctggttacttctggcagcaggcagtgctccacccctgctgtgaaccctcctgctgtggtaatagataaccattatgctcttcttgatacaggagagaaggaatcacccccaacagttaaggaggcgaagcctcATACCcttaaggctgggaggtctgctgccaccactgataataagaaacgtagggtagtggtggttggagactctctgctgagggggacggagacacccatctgtcgccctgaccgttcatcccaggaggtttgctgcctgccaggggcccgtatccgagatgttacagaggcattgtcaaggattatccggccttctgactactaccccatgctactcatccatgtgggcacaaatgatactgcgaggtgtgacactgagcagaacaagagtgactacagggctctgggagtacgggttaaggagtttggagcgcaggtggtattctcttcgattcttcctgtcgaaggtaggggcccgggcagagacaggtgcatcgtggaggtgaatgcctggctgcgaagatggtgtagccaggagggctttggcttcctcgaccacaggatgctattcgaggaaggactgctaggcggagatggcgttcacctttcgaggaggggaaaggccttatttgcacacagactggctaacctagtaaggagggctttaaactaggttcgatggggacaggtgagcaaaccccacaggtaagtggggaacaagacctgggagatgggtcagaaacaggagggagcgtgggctataatggcagagagaaaggagggtcagggcaaagctgggaggcaggatcaaaccagtatcttagatgcctatatacaaatgcaagaagtatgggtaataagcaggaagaactggaagtgctaataaataaatacaactatgacattgttggcattactgaaacttggtgggataatacacatgactggaatgttggtgtggatgggtatagtttgctcaggaaggatagacaggggaaaaagggaggaggtgttgccttatatattaaaaatctacacacttggactgaggtgaagatggacataggagatggaagtgttgagagtctctgggttaggctaaaaggggtaaaaaacacaggtgatgtcgtgctgggcgtctactacaggccacctaatcaggtggaagaggtggatgaggcttttttcaaacaactaacaaaatcatccaaagcccaagatttggtggtgatggtggacttcaactatccagatatatgttgggaaaataacaccacggggcacagacgatccaataagttcctggactgcattgcagacaacttttcatttcagaaagttgaaaaagctacaaggggggaagctgttctagacttcattttaacaaatagagaggaattcgttgagaatttgaaagtagagggaagcttgggtgaaagtgatcatgaaatcatagagtttgcaattctaaagaagggtagaagggagtacggcaaaatagagacaatggatttcaagaaggctgattttggtaagctcagggagctgataggtaaggtcccaagggaatcaagactgaggggaaaaacaactgaggagagttggcagtttttcaaagggacactattaagagcccaaaagcaagctattgcgatggttaggaaagatagaaaatgtggcaaaagaccaccatggcttaaccacgagatcttgcgtgacctacaaaataaaaaggcgtcatataaaaaatggaaactaggtcagattacaaaggatgaatataggcaaataacacaggaatgcagaggcaagattagaaaggaaaaggcacaaaatgaactcaaactagccaTGGGAATAAAGgggaacaagaagactttttatcaatacactagaagcaagaggaagaccaaggacagggtaggcccactgctcagtaaggagggggaaacagtaatgggagacttggaaatggcagagatgctcaatggcttctttgtttcggtcttcaccgagaagtctgaaggaatgtctaatatagtgaatgcttacgggaagagggtaggtttagaagataaaataaaaaaagagcaagtaaaaaatcacttagaaaagttagatgcctgcaaatcaccaaggcctgatgaaatgcatcctagaatactcaaggagttaatagaggaggtatctgagcctctagctattatctttgggaaatcatgggagacaggggagattccagaagactggaaaaggacgaatatagtgctcatctataaaaagggaaataaaaacaacccaggaaactacggaccagttagtttaacttctgtgccagggaagatagtggagcaagtaattaaagaaatcatctgcaaactcttggaaggtggtaaggtgatagggaatagccagcatggatttgtaaagaacaaatcatgtcaaactaatctgatagcattctttgataggataacgagccttgtggataagggagaagccgtggatgtgatataccttgactttggtaaggcatttgatatggtctcgcatgatattcttatagataaactaggaaagtacaatttagatggggctactataaggtgggtgcataactggctggataaccgtactcagagagtagttattaatggctcccaatcctgctggaaaggtctaacaagtggggttccacaggggtctgttttgggaccggttctgttcaataccttcatcaacgatttagatgttggcatagaaagtacgcttattaagtttgcggatgataccaaactgggagggattgcaactgctttggaagacagggtcaaaattcaaaatgatctggacaaattggagaaatggtctgaggtaaacaggatgaagttcaataaagataaatgcaaagtgctccacttaggaaggaacaatcagtttcacacatacagaatgggaagagactgtctaggaaggaatatggcagaaagagatctaggggtcatagtggaccacaagcttaatatgagtcaacagtgtgatactgttgcaaaaaaagcaaacgtgattctgggatgcattaacaggtgtgttgtaaacaagacacgagaagtcattcttccactttactctgcgctggttaggcctcaactggagtattgtgtccagttccgggcaccacatttcaagaaagatgtggagaaattggagaaggtccaaagaagagcaacaagaatgattaaaggtcttgagaacatgacctatgaaggaaggctgaaggaattgggtttgtttagtttggaagagagaagactgagaggggacatgatagcagttttcaggtatctaaaagggtgtcatcaggaggagggagaaaacttgttcaccttagcctccaatgatagaacaagaagcaatgggcttaaactgcagcaagggagatttaggttggacattaggaaaaagttcctaactgtcagggtagtaaaacactggaatagattgcctagggaagttgtggaatctccatctctggagatatttaagagtaggttagataaatgtcttttagggatggtctagacagcatttggtcctgccatgagggcaggggactggacttgatgacctctcgaggtcccttccagtcctagagtctatgagtctatgagcacgccgtggggggcgctctgccgcttgccggtcccgcggctcctgtggatctcccacagacgtggctgcagagggtccgctgttcctgcggctccggtggacctcccgcaggcgtgcaaccggcagagcgccccacacggcatgctgccccaagcacgtgcttggtgtgctggggcctgaagctggcCCTCACCGAATGAATAATGATGTACAGTAAGGCGAAAGGTTTGGTTTCCTCTTAGACCTTGTAAGGGCATTTTTTCAAAGGCGCAAGTAGAGATCgggggaaatcctggctccactggaaTCTGTCTTTCTTCAAAGGTCCTTTCCCTAGCTTGTCTGCAGTGTCGTTGTAGCTGTgtcgatcccaggatattagaaacacAATGTGGGCGAGGTCatacattttattggaccaaagaagctagtccagtaaaagatacttGATACTGTTGGAAAGCAACAGTAGCACACAGCAATATGTGCTTCACCCAACAAGTGTCTCTAATTTTTCTCCCTCGTTGTTTTGGAAATCTCACCACTGCTTCGTGTTCTTCCGCTGGGTTCGCTCTTGACACTTCATGAAATAAAAGCAATCTGTCTTCATTTTATAGCCCACCACATCCTAGCCAAACCCTACCAGTCGTCTCTCATGCACTAGTAAGACATCGACTCTTTCCTGCAATTGGCCATTGATGCCAGCATGTTTTACCCACTTTATGTTCTCAAAGAAGCAGCTTCATGCTTTCCTCCATGCTGTTCCGCATGATTAGGAAGAGCACccagtaaacatctgcaaagctacatCATTCACCTTCAAACTCTCCTCTGCTGTGATTCCTTCCACACAAGCTTGACAGCTGTTTTGCTGAGTCCACTGTGCATCATGCTAATGGATGCTATCTCACAGATTTCCCAGCCGATTCTTTTCTTATATTTTGTGACTTCTTCTGGGAAAGGGCTCTGGCTTTGTACTGTAATTAGCACAATGGGATGCTGGCCTGTGACAGGCGTTTCTAGGCTTGTCAACAGCAGTTGTCTCCCCCAAGCAAATGGCTCACCATCTGCAAAGGCAAGGCAGTTTCGTAGCCAAAGCACACAAGAAAGTGACATGACCAGCACCACGTCTGACCACCATTGGCTGCCTTAATCCAATGGATCAGGTACAAACTTTGCAGCTGGGCCTGGCTTTTCCCCGTGAGAGTGAGGGAAACTCAAACAGATGAGTTTGGGGATTGTAATCCTGCCCCTCAATCACTCAGTGAGAAACCGCACTTCTAGGAATGGCCACAATATAAAAGATAGATAATGATAATAGTAGTATATGAAACCCAGTGGGAGTTTCTCCAGTCACTTCGataaggtcaggatttcactcccgGTGTTTAGTTCAAATTCACTTTCAATGTCATCAAGATTCATAACTGCCCTTCGTGCCTTTGGGAATTACCCGTGTACCTGTTCAGAACATTTCCCCAATGGAAGTGACTGAAACGAGGACCAAGAACTGAAAATCTCCCACATGAAACTCAATGACAAGTTATTCTGAGACAGCCTCATAGTTGGCGTCAGATACCTGGTTACTCCTAGTATTTTGCCAGGACACAAATGAAATTGCGTGATGTGGTGTGACAGAATATTAGCACTTCTGTTCTGAATGTGCTTCATTCTTTTCGGTCACCTTCCACTCTGTTCCACAGCCAGCTGGTCCTTTGGTTATTGGTGCTTTGTGGTGACTTGGATATTACATCCCCAGGAAGTGTCAAGTTTCTGTGCTTCCGTCCTGTGCTTATTTATCCTACCGTTACTCACTTTGAATAATTCCTCTCTGTGTGAGAATCCCCAGTGGAGAAACAAAGGAAGGATGTTCTTATTCACATTTAAgtggggtctgaatgagctctgtGTATTAAAACTCCTAGAGAAATATTGTTGAAAGAGGAAGGGTTTGGAGATGCACTCAGGACCTtgtctgaaaaaagaaaaaagacaggtTCTGTTTGTGATGCAGAGAGCAGCCATCCCTGCAGGTGAACATGTGCGTCCTCATGCTCCATTCTCCAACTCTGTAATTATCTCTGCATGGACACCAGAGTCTTAGCAGGAGTGCCCGAGAGCCCACTAGATGAGCTGTGGAGGAGGACTTCAGGAGCCGACCTTGTTTGCATGGACAAACTCCCCCTACATAGGTGCTCACTGAGCATGATGGGGCTGCTTTCCCCAAATTATCAtatttggctggtgttggatcacaAGCCTCTTTCGTATTGGGGGCAGGGGTAATCAGGGGAATTATCTTTGTTGTGTGAATcaggggcagcagaactgtgcttggcgtGCCCTGTGTGCCCTCGGCTAAATGGCACTCGCAAGGCAAAGGACAGGGGtgccaaagcccagtgaattgagagaggctggatgTATAGACCTGCACTTGGTGATGTGGGCCCAGCCTAGGGTGTCTAGGCACCATTtgtcccttcctctctctgctgtgTAATTGCTGACCTGGTAAAGACTCAATGGAGCGTCCTACTGCACATCAACAGAGCTGAAAACACTGATAACCAGGCCTCAGCATTAGGGCTACTTTGGGACtatcaggctcccccactaagagctgaaatcactgagagctatgTTCAGTGGGGGGGCCTCAAGACATCCAAGAGAGTGCAGAGCAGAGTGGTGAGCAGGCAGCTGGCAGGGCAACCAGTGGAGCAGAGTGGCAAGTGGACGGCAGGGaggctggcggagtggagtggtGGCAAGTGTCCGGCAGGGAGGCCAGCGGAGCGGAGTGGCTAGCGACTGGCAGGGgggctggcggagtggagtgaCAAGCTTCAGGCAGGGAGGCTGGCAAAGCAGAATGGAAtggcaagtggccagcagggAGCCGGCCTAGCGGAGTGGTAAGCGGCCGGCAGGGAGGCCAGCGGAGCGGAGTGGTGGCAAGAGGCTGGCAGGGTGACTGATGCCAGAGTGAGCACCTGGACAACAAAGCGAGCATATGGGCCTCtaactctttccaagttttctgTAACTTTTCTGTATTTTGCCACAAAAACAAATGAGCTGGGAGATGGTGACAGAACCCACCGATTTCTCCACGTGGAAGAGAGAGACACATAACATTCTCCTGCTCTTTCCTAAAACGTTCAGTAGAATGGATCAGAAGTGAGTTCTCTGAATGTTGTCAGCAAACTCATTAGTAAACTCAAAGGTCCCACCCAGCAATGAGGGACGAGAACACCGGAGATTACAACTCATAAATGGGAACTGAAAAAGGAGGGATTGTTTGACAGAGGCAGCAATCACCCACGTTTATCCCAGTGTCCTGTTGTATAAGTAGCCATGAATCGACAGACCTATTTTAGAGCATCTCAATTCAGCACCTGCAGGATTTGTGAGGTAGTTTGGTTCATGTTCCATGTAATTCTAAGGTCTACATCACTGCTGAGAGTGAATGAGAATGCACAGGGTGTGATTGCAGGGAGGGCTTTGAACAAAATCATGATCAGAAGAGCTTTGTTGTTTTGTGTTATGAGACTGAGACCCCCCGGCTGGGATACcagtcccactgtgctaggcaaagAGGGTCACTTTCCCAGTATAGGGGTGAAATGTGACACATATTTATGGATATGATAATCAAATAGTTGGGGAGACAGGAGAATAGACATAGAAGTGAGAATATTATGGTAAATTTGATAAGCAACAGTAGCACACAGCAGATGATAATCTTTATTGTTTCCTACTTATCATGGTGTTGGTGAGATGTATTTGAAGGTGAACAATCTGGTGGTTTTGCAGATTTTTGCAAGGCATCAGTCTTTGAGGCTTGCTTTCACCTTAGGAGACAGAATGGTGCTACCATTATCTTTGGAATCCTTTAATGGGATATATTGAATTAGGAAACTTTAAGATTGATTTCATTTTGTTGGTCAAATTATGTCTGGTGTCCTACAGCCCAAGACCCCGCAAAAAATTCCACGACCTCCAGCTGTAAACCCAACCAAATAGATGATCTGACTTACAGCAAAACGGGCACCTCAGGGTAATAAGGCTCCGCCGTGCGCTGTGTATTAAAACTCCTAGAGAAATATTGTTAAAAGAGGAAGGGTTTGGAGATGCGCTCAGGAccttatctgaaaaaaaaaaaacaggttctGTTTGTGACGCAGAGAGCAGCCAACCCTGCAGGTGAACATGTGCGTCCTCATGCTCCATTCTCCAACTCTGTAATTATCTCTGCATGGACACCAGAATCTTAGCAGCATTGCCCGAGAGCCCACTAGAGCCAATGGGATGCTCTCTATTGACTTTGAAGAGCTCTGGATCCGATCCAGATGGTCTAAGCTGAGTGATCTGACTGATTTTAAAAACTAGCCATTTTAACCATGCTATTCAATCCAAGTGGAGGCGGGTGTCTGTCCGGGAGAGGAATGAAGTATGACACCAAGGATTTAGAATAAAATCCTTCCTAATTAGTAACCAATGTGTCATGTTAGAGCAACGTCTACCTGAATCTAAAACCATCCTGAAGCAATAGCTCACAGAGAAACATGAGCATCTCCCATTCACTGCTATAGGATTTGAAAACCAATGACATTATCTTCAGTGGCAGCAGAGCTGTCTATCTTGTCACCTCTCCCTTGAGCAGAAAGATACAGACAACTTACTGTTGGGTATAGAGTCTGATTTCAGGATAGGGTGTAATAGGACAGAtaatcactatgaaagttctttGCAGTGGACAAGAATGtgagcctgacatcaatcctggaCACAGTGACAAAGCGGCTAATACGAGATTTGATTAACatagaattaaaggagggtaatagaACTAATTCTGATCAGCATAGGATTATGGAAAAGAAATTCTGTAAAAGTAATTGGAAATTTTTTTGATGTGATTAGAAGTTTGATTGATTGAGGTGATGATCTccaacttctgtaaggcatttgatgtgGTGCAGAATGGCACAGAGTCACAGAAAGGAAGggctgggctggaagggacctcaagaggccatctagtccagatCCCTGTGCTGAGGGAGAATTAAGtatgcctagaccatccctgacagatctTTGACTAACCTGCTCTTAGATATCTTTAATGAcagggatttcacaacctcctggggtgacctattccagtacttagctATCCTTCACGTTAAAAAGTTTTCTCTAATATTGAATCTAAATCTCCCTCACTGCAGATTAAGCTCTTTACTTCTAGTCCTACATTCAATGGACATGAAGAACCACTGGTCATTGTCCTCTTTAGAGCAGCCTTTCACGTATTTAAAGACTGTTCTCAAGTCTctcctctgtcttcttttctcaaaactgaatAGGCCTCGTTTATTTTAACCTGTCTCAcggatcaggttttctaaatcttgtaTCATTTTggtttctctcctctggactctctccaatttgtccacatctttcattTAAGTGAGGCACCCAGATCCGGACACCgtagtccagctgaggcctcacgaGTGACAAGAAGaataggacaattacctcccaagTCTTAGTGACACCACTAGTAttacaccccagaattatattggccttttttgcagcagcatcacattattgactcatGCTCATTTTGTGATCTACTCTAACCCCTACCTGCTTTTCAGCAGTATCATCTCTAAGACagttagtccccattttgtagatgtgcattggattttttttcttcctaagtgttgtactttccacttgtctttattgaatttcagcttgtacatttcagaccaattctccaattcgTCAAGGACATTTTGAATACTAATCCTGCCCTCAAAAATGCTAGCGACCCCTCCCAGATTGGTgtcatccaccaatgtaataagcctactctccactccattttctaagtcattaatgaaaatattgaaaagtaCCAGAGCAAGGACACACTGCTGTGGGAGTCCACTGGCTAGGTCCTCCCACTTTGACAGTGAATAATTGATAACTGTGCTTTCACTATGGTCTTTCAATGAATTTCACACTAACTTTATATTTCATCTGGGCCACATTTTCCTAATTTGCCTAAGAGAATGTCatgcgggactgtgtcaaaagcataACTAAAATCAGGATATACCACATCTAGAGGTTCCCAACTATCCATCAGGCCAGTAACTGTGCCAAAGGACATTAGATTTGTATGCCATGGTTTGTTCTTCTCAAATCCATGCTGGGTGTTACTTAAAACCCTGTTATCCTCTCAGTGCTTAAAATGTGatcatttaaaaaattgttccagtatctttccaggtgtcaaagttaggctgactgctctataattccccagatcccctttctttcccttttctaaaGACAGATGCTATTTTTGATTAGATTTTTGACATTGTGATTaataaactagaatgatacaCAATTAAcacagcacacattaaatggattaaacagTGTCTAAGTGAAAGGACTCCACATAGAAATGTATCAGGGCAATCATCATTGAGTGAGTGTGTTTGTACTTGGGTTGATTCTTGGTCGtgcacttttaaatattttcatcaatgacatggaaagaacacaaacaaataaaaattagcAGTGAGGGCATTTCATCATTGAAACAACTTTCTCAGCATTTTGGTGGATTTTCCagcactgaatttttaaaaattataatgggatgtttttctaaaggagGTGCAGAACAGGAGTTAATTCAGGGAAAGGTCTTTGGCTtgtgttatagactcatagactctaggactggaagggacctcgagaggtcatcgagtccagtcccctgccgtcatggcaggaccaaatactgtctagaccatccctgatagacatttatctaacctactcttaaatatctccagagatggagattccacaacttccctaggcaatctattccagtgtttaactaccctgacagttaggaactttttcctaatgtccaacctaaatctcccttgctgcagtttaagcccattgcttcttgttctatcattggaggctaaggtgaacaagttttctccctcctcctgatgacacccttttagataactgaaaactgctatcatgtcccctctcagtcttctcttttccaaactaaacaaacccaattccttcagccttccttcataggtcatgttctcaagacctttaattattcttgttgctcttctctggaccctctccaatttctccacatctttcttgaaatgtggtgcccagaactggacagaatactccagttgaggcctaaccagcgcagagtaaagtggaagaatgacttctcgtgtcttgtttacaacacacctgttaatgcatcccagaattatgtttgctttttttgcaacagtat
Above is a genomic segment from Gopherus flavomarginatus isolate rGopFla2 chromosome 11, rGopFla2.mat.asm, whole genome shotgun sequence containing:
- the LOC127031873 gene encoding olfactory receptor 49-like; the protein is MKNQSTMVEFIILGLSNSHRLNIALFVVLLVIFLLTIMGNITVVSLSLVDHRLQSPMYYFLRNFSFLEICFTSVIMPRFLYSLLTERKSISLPGCFLQLLLFFVLGTCIFFHVGMMSFDCYMAICRPLHYGTIMNGRVCFQLVLGCWVMSFLLIFPPTFMVVLLPFCGPNVINHFYCDTAALLQLSRVDTGHIEVMLLVSATIILLGTLTVTIVSYGCIISTIMRIPSTTGRKKTFSTCSAHLMVVVILYSSSIFRYIRPGQRGARDFDKVVSFLYSVVAQLFNPYIYALRNEQVKQVLKGVCGRAFSKSVRFS